From Streptomyces cyaneogriseus subsp. noncyanogenus, the proteins below share one genomic window:
- a CDS encoding sensor histidine kinase, with amino-acid sequence MTDRRRPGPRRRAGTPRTLRTRLVVAAVVLIAVVCAVIGTVTTLALRSHLYEQLGGQLEEVAGRASGNFGPPGGMEGGAAPPGQQGKRIVLTEFVTKGPQPGGTVAARIENGVVTEAQVGKESTGYQFGAEALTGAQTEALAAVARDGRPHTVDLPGLGGYLARYTQGVNGAFYVAVPTTQVDTTLRTLVLIEVSVTVAGLVAASLAGTVIVGLATRPLRRVADTATRVAELPLHAGEVNLDERVPESECDPHTEVGRVGAALNRMLDHVHGALHARQQSETRVRQFVADASHELRTPLASIRGYAELTRRGREQVGPDTRHALGRIESEAGRMTLLVEDLLLLARLDAGRPLRLEQTDLVPLVVDTVSDARAAGPDHTWRLDLPDEPALARADPARLQQVLVNLLANARTHTPPGTTVTARVRHHGGWLCADVEDDGPGIPPDLLPHVFERFARGDSARSRATGSTGLGLAIVQAVTAAHGGAVTVDSVPGRTVFTVYLPAPGPRPAGSQAHHSLTTRVGQGG; translated from the coding sequence GTGACGGACCGGCGGCGGCCCGGGCCGCGACGGCGGGCGGGCACGCCGCGCACCCTGCGGACCCGGCTGGTCGTCGCGGCGGTGGTGCTGATCGCCGTGGTCTGCGCGGTGATCGGCACCGTGACCACGCTGGCGCTGCGCTCCCATCTGTACGAGCAACTGGGCGGGCAGCTCGAGGAGGTCGCCGGGCGGGCCTCGGGGAACTTCGGGCCGCCCGGCGGCATGGAGGGCGGTGCCGCGCCGCCCGGGCAGCAGGGCAAGCGGATCGTCCTGACCGAGTTCGTCACCAAGGGCCCGCAGCCCGGCGGCACCGTCGCGGCCCGGATCGAGAACGGCGTCGTCACCGAGGCGCAGGTCGGAAAGGAGTCGACGGGCTATCAGTTCGGCGCCGAGGCGCTGACCGGGGCGCAGACCGAGGCGCTGGCGGCCGTCGCCCGGGACGGGCGGCCGCACACCGTGGACCTGCCGGGGCTGGGCGGCTACCTCGCCCGGTACACGCAGGGCGTCAACGGCGCCTTCTACGTGGCCGTCCCGACGACCCAGGTCGACACCACCCTGCGCACCCTCGTCCTCATCGAGGTCAGCGTCACCGTCGCCGGTCTGGTCGCCGCCTCCCTCGCCGGGACCGTCATCGTCGGCCTCGCCACCCGCCCGCTGCGCCGCGTCGCCGACACCGCCACCCGCGTCGCCGAACTCCCCCTGCACGCGGGCGAGGTGAACCTCGACGAGCGGGTCCCCGAGTCCGAGTGCGACCCGCACACCGAGGTCGGCCGGGTCGGTGCCGCGCTCAACCGGATGCTGGACCATGTGCACGGCGCGCTGCACGCCCGTCAGCAGAGCGAGACGCGGGTACGGCAGTTCGTCGCGGACGCCAGCCACGAACTGCGCACCCCGCTGGCCTCCATCCGCGGCTACGCCGAGCTGACCCGGCGCGGCCGGGAACAGGTCGGCCCCGACACCCGGCACGCCCTCGGCCGGATCGAGTCCGAGGCCGGACGCATGACCCTGCTCGTCGAGGACCTGCTGCTCCTCGCCCGCCTGGACGCCGGGCGGCCGCTGCGGCTGGAGCAGACCGACCTCGTACCGCTCGTGGTGGACACCGTCAGCGACGCGCGCGCGGCCGGGCCGGACCACACCTGGCGGCTGGACCTGCCCGACGAACCGGCGCTCGCCCGCGCCGACCCGGCCCGGCTCCAGCAGGTCCTGGTCAACCTGCTCGCCAACGCCCGCACCCACACCCCGCCGGGGACGACCGTCACCGCCCGCGTGCGGCACCACGGCGGGTGGCTGTGCGCGGACGTCGAGGACGACGGCCCGGGCATCCCGCCCGACCTGCTCCCGCACGTCTTCGAGCGGTTCGCGCGCGGCGACTCGGCGCGCAGCCGCGCCACCGGCTCGACCGGTCTGGGCCTGGCCATCGTGCAGGCGGTGACGGCCGCCCACGGCGGCGCCGTGACCGTGGACAGCGTGCCCGGGCGGACGGTGTTCACCGTGTACCTGCCGGCCCCGGGGCCGCGGCCGGCCGGCTCACAGGCACACCACAGCCTCACCACACGGGTGGGACAGGGCGGGTGA
- a CDS encoding response regulator transcription factor: protein MTTTSPQGRTELLRPDGSPVRVLVVDDELSITELLSMALRYEGWQIRTAGDGHGAIRSAREFRPDAVVLDMMLPDMDGLAVLGRLRRELPDVPVLFLTAKDAVEDRIAGLTAGGDDYVTKPFSLEEVVARLRGLIRRSGAADRRADSVLVVGDLTLDEDSHEVTRGGDSIHLTATEFELLRFLMRNPRRVLSKAQILDRVWSYDFGGQANVVELYISYLRRKIDAGREPMIHTRRGAGYLIKPAVS from the coding sequence ATGACCACGACCTCGCCCCAGGGGCGCACCGAACTGCTGAGGCCGGACGGGAGCCCCGTCCGGGTGCTGGTGGTGGACGACGAGCTGTCGATCACCGAGCTGCTGTCCATGGCCCTGCGGTACGAGGGCTGGCAGATCCGCACGGCCGGGGACGGACACGGCGCGATCCGGTCGGCGCGGGAGTTCCGGCCCGACGCGGTCGTGCTGGACATGATGCTGCCCGACATGGACGGGCTGGCCGTCCTCGGGCGGCTGCGCCGCGAGCTGCCGGACGTGCCGGTGCTCTTCCTGACCGCCAAGGACGCCGTCGAGGACCGCATCGCCGGGCTGACGGCCGGCGGGGACGACTACGTCACCAAGCCGTTCAGCCTGGAGGAGGTCGTCGCCCGGCTGCGCGGGCTCATCCGCCGCTCCGGCGCCGCCGACCGCCGCGCCGACTCGGTCCTGGTGGTCGGCGACCTCACCCTCGACGAGGACAGCCACGAGGTCACCCGGGGCGGGGACAGCATCCACCTCACCGCCACCGAGTTCGAGCTGCTGCGCTTCCTGATGCGCAATCCGCGCCGGGTGCTCAGCAAGGCGCAGATCCTGGACCGGGTCTGGTCCTACGACTTCGGCGGGCAGGCCAACGTGGTCGAGCTGTACATCTCCTACCTGCGGCGGAAGATCGACGCCGGGCGGGAGCCGATGATCCACACCCGGCGCGGCGCCGGTTACCTGATCAAGCCCGCGGTCTCGTGA
- a CDS encoding RidA family protein codes for MSTIDVFQYGVPAESDFGYAQAIRSGELIHVSGQLAFDEAGELLHADDFAAQLTRTHANMDRVLDHYGATRNQIVSQTLYVVNLRQNAAATMKGNLRYFGDHRPASTVLGVTELALPGQLIEISCVIDTKLPA; via the coding sequence GTGTCCACCATCGATGTCTTCCAGTACGGCGTGCCGGCCGAGAGCGACTTCGGTTACGCACAGGCGATCAGGTCCGGCGAGCTGATCCACGTCTCCGGACAGCTCGCGTTCGACGAGGCGGGCGAGCTTCTCCACGCGGACGACTTCGCCGCCCAGCTCACGCGGACCCACGCCAACATGGACAGGGTCCTTGACCACTACGGCGCCACCCGGAACCAGATCGTCTCGCAGACCCTGTACGTGGTGAACCTGCGGCAGAACGCCGCGGCGACGATGAAGGGCAACCTGCGGTACTTCGGCGACCACCGCCCGGCCAGCACGGTCCTGGGCGTCACCGAACTGGCCCTCCCCGGCCAGCTCATCGAGATCAGCTGCGTCATCGACACGAAACTGCCCGCCTGA
- a CDS encoding HNH endonuclease signature motif containing protein — MAEETHRRYDNTTIAALMTLARGGCYAPRCGAPTVRIIDGKPVLNLDIAHIRALKAGGKRYDPSWSLEDRNSFANLLLLCNVHHKRIDGVDGEKYTVEILEGWKRVREADGQDALAGLSGLTEARLVKMIQEAQDQYVDRLAPVLGAIAKQVPELSSLLKVLKTDLERTQGRTPGISEDTAWMAYEAGRSLAHLQDNAPLLMEAGDDLAHLQDNVSLLTSAAQALMRVADLPAALNNAADNIRSAAASLSDARRY, encoded by the coding sequence ATGGCCGAGGAGACGCACAGAAGGTACGACAACACCACCATCGCCGCTCTCATGACCTTAGCCAGGGGCGGCTGCTACGCACCCCGCTGCGGAGCACCGACGGTGCGCATCATCGACGGCAAGCCCGTCCTGAACCTGGACATTGCCCATATTCGTGCTCTGAAGGCGGGCGGGAAGCGGTACGACCCTTCGTGGAGCCTGGAAGATCGGAACAGCTTCGCCAATCTGCTGTTGTTGTGCAATGTGCACCACAAGCGCATCGACGGTGTGGACGGCGAGAAGTACACCGTGGAGATCCTTGAAGGTTGGAAGCGCGTCCGCGAAGCCGACGGACAAGACGCCCTTGCGGGATTGAGCGGGCTGACTGAGGCCCGGTTGGTCAAGATGATCCAGGAGGCTCAGGATCAATACGTCGATCGGCTTGCTCCGGTGTTGGGGGCCATCGCGAAACAGGTACCGGAGTTGTCGTCTCTTCTCAAGGTCCTCAAGACAGATCTTGAGCGCACACAGGGGCGAACGCCTGGCATTTCGGAGGACACGGCCTGGATGGCTTACGAGGCCGGCCGAAGCCTGGCGCATCTCCAGGACAACGCGCCCTTGCTTATGGAGGCCGGTGACGACCTCGCGCATCTGCAAGACAACGTCAGCTTGCTGACGTCCGCAGCTCAGGCCTTGATGCGAGTGGCAGATCTGCCGGCAGCTCTCAACAACGCAGCCGACAACATTCGAAGCGCTGCGGCGTCCCTCTCGGACGCAAGGAGGTACTGA
- a CDS encoding GNAT family N-acetyltransferase, whose amino-acid sequence MRRVGRDEALAGTIDLRFTAEGLSPGQVNVAYGLYPSWRGRGLATRAVLLVSRYAASEGAKEAVIRVRTSGTCASLPHDEGAAASPQASKRPRALSM is encoded by the coding sequence GTGCGCCGGGTGGGCAGGGACGAGGCGCTCGCCGGGACGATCGACCTGCGGTTCACGGCGGAGGGCCTCTCCCCTGGCCAGGTGAATGTCGCCTATGGCCTCTACCCGTCCTGGAGAGGGCGCGGCCTGGCCACCCGCGCGGTCCTCCTGGTCTCCCGCTACGCGGCAAGCGAGGGGGCGAAGGAGGCCGTGATCCGGGTGCGTACATCCGGGACCTGCGCATCGCTCCCCCATGACGAGGGCGCCGCCGCCTCCCCTCAGGCGTCGAAACGGCCGCGCGCCCTCTCGATGTGA
- a CDS encoding MerR family transcriptional regulator, whose product MDDDSDALMNIGTFARRVGLAPSALRFYDDCGVLPPVRVDGATGYRYYAPGQEARAVLVRRMREAGMPLTDVCQVLDGSGERARAVLEAHVRRVRETAEAARSAVEEILRDLEGAGGPAGGGSGARARIGGAELAGAVRQVAPAAADPAVCEEFPVLGCVLIELDGQEVRLVATDRYRLAVRALRPSSPAGESCRILVRVPDLREAAAWALRRAEAVVEIGPGGARLRDGDAPDESRDLPAVAGTFPDYRQVLDALPAVRHRIVTDRAALGAALAEVEAAAGGPVTVRAGQDRLTLVPRGSGARELAAVCTGAPVPPVAFNPGVLLPAVEAGVGPDVLLEFASPDLPVLVRSADQGSFSTLVMPVRADSADG is encoded by the coding sequence ATGGACGACGACAGCGATGCGCTGATGAACATCGGTACCTTCGCGCGCCGTGTGGGGCTGGCGCCGAGTGCTCTGCGGTTCTACGACGACTGCGGGGTGCTCCCTCCGGTGCGGGTGGACGGGGCCACCGGGTACCGCTACTACGCCCCCGGTCAGGAAGCGCGGGCGGTGCTCGTGCGGCGGATGCGGGAGGCCGGGATGCCGCTGACCGATGTCTGCCAGGTGCTCGACGGGAGCGGTGAGCGGGCCCGTGCGGTCCTGGAGGCGCACGTCCGGCGGGTGCGGGAGACGGCCGAGGCGGCCCGTTCGGCGGTCGAGGAGATCCTGCGCGACCTCGAAGGGGCGGGCGGGCCTGCGGGCGGCGGGAGCGGAGCCCGGGCCCGGATCGGCGGCGCGGAACTGGCCGGGGCGGTGCGCCAGGTCGCGCCGGCGGCCGCGGACCCCGCGGTGTGCGAGGAGTTCCCCGTACTGGGCTGTGTGCTGATCGAGCTCGACGGGCAGGAGGTGCGCCTGGTCGCCACGGACCGCTACCGCCTGGCCGTCCGCGCGCTGCGGCCCTCGTCCCCGGCGGGCGAGTCGTGCCGGATCCTGGTCCGGGTCCCGGATCTGCGGGAGGCCGCGGCCTGGGCGCTGCGGCGGGCGGAGGCCGTCGTGGAGATCGGTCCGGGAGGGGCCCGGCTCCGTGACGGGGACGCGCCGGACGAGTCGCGGGACCTGCCGGCGGTCGCCGGGACCTTCCCCGACTACCGGCAGGTCCTCGACGCCCTGCCGGCCGTCCGGCACCGGATCGTCACGGACCGCGCGGCGCTCGGGGCGGCCCTCGCCGAGGTCGAGGCCGCGGCCGGCGGGCCGGTCACCGTGCGCGCCGGGCAGGACCGGCTCACCCTGGTGCCGCGGGGTTCGGGGGCCCGGGAGCTCGCGGCGGTCTGCACGGGCGCGCCCGTGCCGCCGGTCGCCTTCAATCCGGGGGTTCTCCTCCCGGCGGTGGAGGCCGGTGTGGGTCCCGACGTGCTGCTGGAGTTCGCGTCGCCGGACCTTCCCGTCCTCGTGCGCTCCGCCGACCAGGGCAGCTTCAGCACCCTCGTGATGCCGGTCCGCGCCGACTCGGCGGACGGGTGA
- a CDS encoding HGxxPAAW family protein has product MSAHPYDHGHTVAGWTGCGIATAGAAVTGLGVCRASAGWVAAGLGIAAVALLVTWILHLAGWGKGPGRRPAEEWSWRVRDLGARDGHAGCLGCRLAGRGGRRATAGAGDGDGTRTAGVVRPAGAVDEGGGRPAGDVPGRGGSAVPAGRAKSAADSGS; this is encoded by the coding sequence ATGAGCGCACATCCGTACGACCACGGACACACGGTGGCGGGGTGGACCGGGTGCGGGATCGCCACTGCCGGTGCCGCGGTGACGGGGCTGGGAGTGTGCCGGGCGTCGGCCGGATGGGTCGCGGCCGGGCTCGGGATCGCCGCGGTGGCCCTCCTCGTCACCTGGATCCTGCACCTCGCGGGCTGGGGCAAGGGCCCGGGGCGGCGGCCGGCGGAGGAGTGGTCCTGGCGGGTACGGGACCTCGGCGCGCGGGACGGGCATGCCGGGTGCCTCGGATGCCGGCTGGCGGGACGCGGCGGCCGGCGGGCGACGGCCGGGGCGGGGGACGGGGACGGCACGCGTACGGCCGGTGTGGTGCGTCCGGCCGGGGCGGTGGACGAGGGCGGCGGGCGCCCGGCCGGGGACGTTCCGGGGCGGGGCGGGAGCGCCGTGCCCGCGGGGCGGGCGAAGTCCGCCGCCGATTCCGGGAGCTGA
- a CDS encoding DUF2797 domain-containing protein produces the protein MAQAWRCSGLRWSSRGPELAWVGGRRSALTWGKRVAFGVAEGGVRTCVGARGHACPLRAAVAGRSTGARCEECARLDRAHSVAADTLADDPRPYHVYLAWFGPGRAKVGITALERGSARLLEQGAICFGWLGQGPLMAARRAEELLRAALGVPDRIPYAEKRAVRSALPGTAAERAAELAELHTRAVALGGWPEALTPEPFRPVDHVGVFGLAGVADAIGEVTELVPGGTVSGELVAAAGPDLHLATRRGVVVLDTRLLTGWQLVPAEGEGAAVPVRAYRAAPGTQDGLF, from the coding sequence ATGGCACAGGCATGGAGGTGCTCGGGGCTGCGGTGGTCGTCGCGCGGCCCTGAGCTGGCATGGGTCGGCGGGCGTCGCAGCGCGCTGACCTGGGGCAAGCGGGTGGCCTTCGGGGTCGCGGAAGGGGGCGTGCGGACGTGTGTGGGAGCGCGGGGGCACGCGTGTCCGCTGCGGGCGGCCGTGGCGGGGCGGAGCACGGGAGCGCGCTGCGAGGAGTGCGCGCGGCTGGACCGGGCGCACTCGGTGGCCGCCGACACGCTCGCGGACGATCCGCGGCCGTATCACGTATATCTGGCGTGGTTCGGGCCCGGTAGGGCGAAGGTCGGGATCACCGCCCTGGAGCGGGGCTCCGCCCGGCTGCTGGAGCAGGGCGCGATCTGCTTCGGCTGGCTGGGCCAGGGGCCCCTGATGGCGGCGCGGCGCGCCGAGGAGCTGCTGCGGGCCGCGCTCGGGGTGCCGGACCGCATCCCGTACGCGGAGAAGCGGGCGGTGCGGTCCGCGCTGCCGGGGACGGCGGCGGAGCGCGCGGCCGAGCTGGCGGAGCTGCACACGCGGGCGGTGGCGCTCGGCGGCTGGCCGGAGGCGCTCACGCCGGAGCCGTTCCGTCCCGTCGACCATGTCGGCGTCTTCGGGCTGGCGGGCGTGGCGGACGCGATCGGCGAGGTGACCGAGCTGGTGCCGGGCGGCACGGTCAGCGGGGAGCTGGTGGCGGCGGCCGGGCCCGATCTGCACCTGGCGACCCGGCGCGGGGTCGTCGTCCTCGACACACGGCTGCTCACCGGATGGCAGCTGGTGCCCGCCGAGGGGGAAGGGGCCGCGGTTCCCGTCCGGGCGTACCGGGCGGCGCCGGGGACACAGGACGGGCTCTTCTGA
- a CDS encoding winged helix-turn-helix transcriptional regulator, whose amino-acid sequence MVTKRLLKGLPEDADLRRADSLAREIFSDVANKWALLIIEALGERTLRFSELRGEVEGISHKMLTQNLRMLERNGLVDRKVHPTVPPRVEYTLTEPGRALRTAVDALCGWTHQHLAHIERARGRFDA is encoded by the coding sequence ATGGTGACCAAGCGACTGCTCAAGGGCCTGCCCGAGGACGCCGACCTGCGGCGCGCGGACTCCCTGGCGCGGGAGATCTTCTCGGACGTCGCCAACAAATGGGCGCTCCTGATCATCGAGGCGCTCGGCGAGCGCACCCTGCGCTTCAGCGAGCTGCGAGGCGAGGTCGAGGGCATCAGCCACAAGATGCTCACCCAGAACCTGCGCATGCTGGAGCGCAACGGACTGGTCGACCGGAAGGTGCACCCCACCGTGCCGCCGCGGGTCGAGTACACCCTCACCGAGCCGGGCCGGGCCCTGCGCACCGCGGTCGACGCCCTGTGCGGCTGGACCCACCAGCACCTCGCTCACATCGAGAGGGCGCGCGGCCGTTTCGACGCCTGA
- a CDS encoding bifunctional glycosyltransferase family 2/GtrA family protein yields MRTDSSPGTLPAREHLPAAAAGTPVLDVVIPVYNEEKDLGPCVRRLHEHLVRTFPYGFRITVADNASTDTTPQVAARLAEQIAQVRSVRLEQKGRGRALRAVWSASDAPVLAYMDVDLSTDLNALLPLVAPLISGHSDLAIGSRLSRSSRVVRGAKREFISRTYNLILRGSLQARFSDAQCGFKAIRRDVAQVLLPLVEDTGWFFDTEMLVLAERAGLRIHEVPVDWVDDPDSTVHIVKTATEDLKGVWRVGKALATGALPLDRLARPFGDDPRDRNVGDVPRGLARQLVGFCVVGVLSTLFYLLLYSGFRLVAGSQAANASALLVSAVANTAANRRLTFGVRGRGGAVRHQAQGLVVFAIGLVLTSGSLAALNAASAGPAHSTELAVLIAANLAATVLRFLLFRAWVFPDAPPAPFEPHRLPADPRDTR; encoded by the coding sequence ATGCGAACCGACTCTTCTCCCGGCACCCTGCCGGCGCGGGAGCACCTCCCGGCCGCGGCAGCCGGTACGCCCGTCCTGGACGTAGTCATCCCCGTCTACAACGAGGAGAAGGACCTCGGGCCGTGCGTCCGCAGGCTGCACGAGCACCTCGTGCGCACCTTCCCGTACGGGTTCCGCATCACCGTCGCCGACAACGCCTCCACGGACACCACGCCGCAGGTGGCGGCGCGCCTGGCGGAGCAGATCGCGCAGGTGCGGTCCGTGCGGCTGGAGCAGAAGGGCCGGGGCCGGGCGCTGCGCGCCGTCTGGTCGGCCTCGGACGCCCCGGTCCTCGCCTACATGGACGTCGACCTGTCCACCGACCTCAACGCCCTGCTGCCGCTGGTCGCCCCGCTGATCTCCGGCCACTCCGACCTCGCCATCGGCTCCCGGCTCTCCCGCAGCTCCCGGGTGGTGCGCGGCGCCAAGCGGGAGTTCATCTCCCGCACCTACAACCTCATCCTGCGCGGCTCCCTCCAGGCCCGTTTCTCCGACGCCCAGTGCGGCTTCAAGGCGATACGCCGGGACGTGGCGCAAGTGCTGCTGCCGCTGGTGGAGGACACCGGCTGGTTCTTCGACACGGAGATGCTGGTGCTCGCCGAGCGGGCCGGGCTGAGGATCCACGAGGTGCCGGTCGACTGGGTCGACGATCCCGACTCCACCGTGCACATCGTGAAGACGGCCACCGAGGACCTCAAGGGGGTGTGGCGGGTCGGCAAGGCCCTGGCCACCGGCGCGCTGCCGCTGGACCGGCTCGCCCGGCCCTTCGGCGACGACCCGCGCGACCGGAACGTCGGGGACGTACCGCGGGGCCTGGCCCGGCAGCTCGTCGGGTTCTGCGTCGTCGGCGTCCTGTCCACCCTCTTCTACCTGCTGCTCTACAGCGGCTTCCGCCTCGTCGCCGGCTCGCAGGCGGCCAACGCGTCGGCCCTGCTGGTCTCCGCGGTCGCCAACACCGCCGCCAACCGGCGGCTCACCTTCGGGGTGCGCGGCCGGGGCGGTGCCGTACGGCACCAGGCGCAGGGGCTGGTGGTCTTCGCCATCGGCCTGGTCCTGACCAGCGGTTCGCTCGCCGCGCTGAACGCCGCGTCGGCCGGCCCCGCGCACTCCACCGAGCTGGCGGTGCTCATCGCCGCCAACCTCGCCGCCACCGTGCTGCGCTTCCTGCTCTTCAGGGCGTGGGTGTTCCCGGACGCGCCGCCGGCCCCGTTCGAGCCGCACCGCCTCCCCGCCGACCCCAGGGACACCCGATGA